GCTGCGCGCCGCCGGCCCAGCTGGTGCCGGAGGTGTTGGAGCGCAGCGCGGGGACGAACACCTTGTAGGCGCCCGTGGAGTCCACGTAGAGGAACGGCTTCTCGCGCACCACCGGGGTCTGGTTCACCGTGGTGTAGGGCGGGCTGGGGAAGGAGTTGGCGGGCGCGTTGACGTCGCCGACGAACACCATGTTCCAGTTGGAGCCGGTCCAGCTGCCCCACTGCGCGTTGCGCGACAGCCACTGCTGCTGCGAGCCGGAGCGGACCTGGCCGTCGATCTTCGAGTCGGCGATGAAGCCGCCCGAGGACCAGCCGCCGTCGTCCAGCTGCAGGTTGCCGCGGACGTGCATCCGCCGGTACGGCGCGGCCTGCGAGACCGCCCAACGGTCGGTGCCGGAGGCCGGGTTGACGGACAGGTTCTCGGCGGAGCGCCAGAAGTTCTGGGTGGCGTTGCCCTGGAACCAGTCCGCCTCGGCGTGCACCGCACCGTTGATGGTGACGTCGTCGGGGGACAGGCCGAGGCCCGCGACCTGGGTGTAGAAGCCGACGTTGGCGTCCACGCTGTAGCTGCCCGGCTTGAACAGCAGGGCCTGGCGCTGGGCGCCGAACTGGTTCGACTCCTGCTGGGAGAAGACCGAGTTGAGCTTCGCCTGGACGGTCGCGGCGGGCATCGACGGGTCGAAGACCGCTACGTTCGGCCCGAAGTCGGGGGTGCCGGGCGGGTTCACGACGGTGCTCCCGAAGGTGAAGGACTGCGCGGTCGTGCCGTTGCAGGTGTACTGCTGCAGCTGCACCGCGTCCGCCGTGGAGGCGCTCGGCACGTCCAGGCACTTGCCGCTGTTGCGGTTGACGAAGTGGTAGGCGCCGCTCGCCTCGGCGACCGCCTGCCACTGCTGGTTGAGGCCGCCGCCGTACGTCCACAGCTGGATCTTGGCGGCGTCCGCGGTGGACACGTCGGTGACGTCCAGCGCCTTGCTGGTGTCGTTCTGGGCGTTGATCCGGACGTACCCGGTGCCCAGGTCCTGGACCTGCCACTGCTGGGCCCCGGTGCCGTTGCACGCGTACTGCTGCACGGCGGTGCCGTCGGCGGTCGAGGCCGCCGCGGCGTCCACGCACTTGCCGGAGTTCTGCGCCACCAGGGTGGTCGCCCCGGACGGGACGGCGGCCAGCGCGGCGGGGGCGGGGGCGAGCAGCACCGCGGACGAGGCCAACAGGCCCGCGGTCGCCGCCAGCGGAAGAACAGTCTTACTGCGCACGGGAGTTGCTCCTGTGATCGGCAGACGGGTGATCGGGCGACGGGACATCAGGCGGGCAGGTTCCACTGCTGGTTGGCGCCGGCGAAGCAGTCCCAGATCTGCAGCCGGGTGCCGTTCGCCGAGGACGGCCCGGTGGCGTCCAGGCAGCGCCCGGAGACCGGGTTCAGCAGCGTCTTGTCCGCTCGGGCCTGCCACTGCTGGGCGCCCGTGCCGTTGCAGTCGTACAGCTGGATCTGGGTGCCGTTGGCGGTGCCGGCGGCGGTCACGTCCAGGCACTTGCCGAGCGCGCGGATCGTGCCGTCGGTGCCGACCGTCCAGGACTGGGCGGTGGTGCCGTTGCAGTCGTAGAGCTGGATCGCGGTGCCGTTGGCCGAGCTGGCGGCCGCGACGTCCACGCACTTGCCGCCGTAGCCGGTGATCTGCCCGGTCCGGCCGCTCGGCGGCGGGGTGGTGGTGCCGCCGGTGATCGCGTTGAAGGTCTTCGAGAACTGGTACGCGGACTGCGAGGTGCCGCTGCAACTGTCGGACAGCGTCCCGTTGCTGGCGCAGGCCTTGTCGCGGCCGATCGCCCAGAACGCCAGCAGCTGGATGCCCTTGGAGGCGGCGAAGGTCTCCAGGGTCTGCGCGTTGGCGGTGCTGAACACCTCGGAGGTGGTGTCGTTGACCCCGATCATCGGGGTGTTGCCCTCCATCGCCCACAGCTGCTCGGAGGTCTTGGTGGTCCAGATCTGGCCGAGCTGGGTGTGGAGGCCGTTGGCGGCGCTGATCGCGGCCTGGCCCATGTCCATCGGCGAGCCGTAGTCCATCGTCATGATGTTGACGGCGTTGACGTTCAGGCCGCGGCTCTTGGCGTTGTTCAGCAGGCTGATCGAGTTCGACTCCAGGCCCGAAGGGCTCACCGGCAGAGTGTAGTTGACGTCCAGTCGCTTGCCGGCCGCGGCCTGCGCCTGCTGCAACGCGGCCAGCGCCTGGTTGCGGCGGTCGTTGGCGGCGGTGTCGTTGAGCGCCGAACCCTCGATGTCCAGGTCGATCCGGGTCAGGTTGAGGGTGTCGACCACCCGCTTGTACTGCGCCTGCAGGGTGGACACGCTGGTGCAGGCCTGGCCCAGCTCGGTGCCGGACGCGCCGCCGAAGCTGGCGATCACGTCGCCGCCGGCCGACCGGTGCGCGTTGATCGCACTCGTCCAACCGGCGTCCGCGATCGAGGTGTTGCCGTTGAAGGTGGCGTTGCAGCTGCCGTCGCTGATCACGAAGGCCAGCGTCACGTACTTCAGTCCGCCGCTGTTGCGGGCGTCCGCCAGGGTGGAGGGGTTGTTCCAGGTCTCCAGGTACGGCGCGGCGTAGTGCGCCGGGAAGCCAGGGCCCGGGTTGGCCGCGGCGGAGGCCTGGCCGGCGCCGGCCACCAGCATGGCCGCGACGGTGGCGGGCAGCGCGACCGCGGCGGCCGCGGTGCGGGCGAGATTGCGGATCAAGGCGGCTCCTCGTGGGGGAGATCGTCCACTCGTTCATGTAGTGAACGCGAAGGGATGCCTGAGGGAGCGTCCGAAACGGTCCGGGCAGCGCGGGGCGTCCGCCTGACGGCGGATCAGTGGTGGTGGCCAGCGGCCCCCGCCGGGTTGGTCTGGACCTTTTTCAAGACGTGAAGTTAGGGGGGTGAGCGCGACCACGTCAACCCCCTTGCGTACAGGTCCCGAAGGCCGTGCACGGACGGCGCGGGCGGTTGACCGGTGGTCGCCGTACGCCTAGATTAGATTTGCTTACAAATACGATTCGATCGGCCGTCCCGCCAGCTGTCCGCATCGGTCGCCGGGCCGGTCGTCCACTCAGTCGTCGAACGGGGAGGGACCCGCATGGCCGAGGACCACAACGCTTACGTCATCGAGCAGTTCCGGGCCAACGTGGGCCAGGTCGACGGCTTCCCCGATCTGCTCCTGCTCACCACCGCCGGCCGGCGCACCGGGCGGCCCCGCACCACCCCGCTCGCCCACCGTGAGGACGCCGGCCGCTACCTGGTCTTCGCGTCCAACGCGGGCTCCCCGCAGCACCCCCTGTGGTACCGCAACCTGTTCGCCGCCGGCGGCGGCACCGTCGAACTCCCCGACGGCGAAGGCGGAATCACCAAACTCTCGGTCCGGCCCGTCGAACTCGAGCCCGCCGAACGCGACCGCCAGTTCGCCGAACAGGCCCGCCTCGTCCCCTCCTTCGCCGACTACGCCCGCCGCACCGACCGCACCATCCCGGTCGTCGCCCTGCATCCCCTCGACCTCACCGCGACCCCCGGCCTGCCCGGCGCCGTCGTCGCCCAACTCCGGCTCCACCACGAGGACCTGCGCCGCCAACTCGCCGACCTGCGCACCCGCCTGGACACCGCCGAACCCGCCCCCGCGCCCGACCTCGCCGCCCAACTCCGCGACCACTGCCTGAACTTCTGCTACGGCCTCGACCTGCACCACCTCCGTGAGGACGGCTCCTTCACCGCCTTCGAACGCCAATTCCCGCAACTCGTCCCCGCGATCACCCGCCTGCGCGCCGAACACCGCACTGTCGGCGCCGCCCTCGCCGACTTCGAGACCCGCCTCGCCGACCCCGCCACCGCCGCCGACCCCGCCGCGCTGCGCACCGCCCTCGACCGGCTCACCGAGGGCCTCGAAGCGCACTTCGCCCGCGAGGAGACCCAGTTGCTCGCCGCGTCGGCGCCCCATCCCGAACGGTGAGCCCAAGGCGCGCGGTAGCGTGAGCCCCGGCCCCGCAACCCGCGGGGCCGGACCGCGACGCGCACCGGCCGGGAGGGCGGATGACCGGCAACCCCCTGCCCTCCGACGGGCTCAGCACCCCCGAAGCCGTCCGCGCGATGCTGCTGCTGATGCCACGGGTCGCCGCCCGGGTCAAACGCATCGCCGTCCCCGAAGCCCTGGCCGGCTTCCAGCTCGCCCCCCGGCACCTCACCCTGCTCGCCTACCTCCTGTACGACGGCCCGATGCCCGTCGGCACCCTCGCCGAGCGCCTCGAAGTCGCGCACACCACGGCCAGCCTGATGGTCGGCGACCTCGCCCGCCGCGGCGTCCTCGCCCGCCGGCCCGACCCCGCCGACCGCCGCCGCACCATCGTCTCCCTCACCACCGACCACGCCACCCGCACCGCCGTCGAACACTGGCTCGCCAACGGCGCCGCCGCCTGGCAGTCCGCCTTCGCCCCCCTCACCCCCACCGAACGCGCCCTGTTCGTCCGCACCATGGCCGCCTACGAACAGAACACCTCGGGCGAGACCGCACCCTGACCCCGCGGAGCCGCTGTCAGGGCGATCGGCTCTGATGGGCCGCTGGCGGCCCCCCGCCCGATCGGCCGGCTCCCCGCCTACTCCCACCGGGCGCCGGACGAGCTCACCCCCGCCGCACGCCCCCTGCGCCCGCTCACCCACGGGTTGGCCCGGCTCGACAAGTCCTTCCATGCCGGGCTGCTGTGAGCCCTGCGGCGCAGCTCACGTCGGAGCGATCGGTAAATGGGTTGGACGGGGGGCGGGAGCTTGCTACTGTTCGGATCACCGTGACAGGACGTGAGGAGGTGTGACCCATGAGAGCTGGATCGAGGTGGGCGCTACCACCTTCCCTCACGGTGAACGACTGACATCAGGTGTCGTCGGGAGCGCCCGCTGTTCGCACGCAGGCACTCCTGAAAGGCGAAAGCCATGAACACTGTGATGATCACCCGGGTCGACGAGACCCAATGGCAGGCCCGGGCGGGCGAGTTGATCGTCGGCCACGGCGATGTCTCCGCGCGGCCCGACGGCCGACACTTCGTCAGCATCGACGTCTGGGACGACGCGGCCTTCGACCCGCTGGCCGGCGCGATGCTGGCCGCCCTGCCGACCCCGCTCCACACCCTGGTCGCCGGGGACGACCCCGAGCTGGCCTCCCGCTGGGAGCAGGCCGGGTTCGCTCCCGAGCGCCGCGAGTGGGAGTACGTGCTGGCCACCGGCGCCGCACCGGCCGCCCCCGCGGGGGTGACGGTGCTGCCCGCCGGGACGGCCGAGGAACGAGAGCTGCGCCGGCTCGACCAGGCCGTCCGGGCCGAGGTCGAGGCCGACCGCGGCTGGCACACCATGCCCGCCGAGGTCCGCCCCGGGCCGCCCGGCGACACCCTGATCGACCCGTCGCTGTACGCGGTCGCCGTCCACGGCGGGGAGTACGCCGGCCTGATCCGCGTGGTGCGCAGCCGCAAGGGCACGGCCAGGATCGGTCTGCTCGCCGTCCGCGAGGCGCACCGGCGGCAGGGCCTCGGCCGTGCCCTGCTCGCGCACGCCCTCGGCGACCTGCACCGCACGGGCGTCACTACCGCCTGGGCCGAGATCGACGAGACCAACACCGCCGCCACCGCCCTGTTCGAGCACTTCGGCGCCGAACGGTCCGACCACGTCCTCCACCTGGTGCGCCGCTGACACGGCCCGGCTGGTCCGCCGCAGCCCCACCACTCACTAGCCTGTTCACGAACCCAGTCACCACCCCACTCGAGAAACGAGAAGTCTTGCCAAGAGTCTCCAAGGGTCTGGAAATCGAGGGCACCGTCCTCGAATGCCTGCGCAACGCCACCTTCAAGGTGGAACTCCAGAACGGGCACCAGGTGCTCGCCCACATCAGCGGGAAGATCCGGAAGAACTACATCAAGATCCTCCCCTTCGACCGCGTCCTGGTCGAACTCAGCCCCTACGACCTGACCAGGGGCCGGATCATGTACCGCTACCGCACCTGATCACCCGTCACCCCCGCCGGGACAGCGCCTCGACCGCAGACGCCCCGTGCCGCACCGGCTTGGCCCGGTGCGGCACGGGGCGTCGTGCCGTGCGGCCCTCCGCCGTCCTCCCGGACGGCGGTCAGGCCGCCGACTCGCACAGCAGGGAGCCACCGAGCGGGCCGGCCGGGAAGTCCTGCAGCGCGGTCACCGTCTCGCGCATCACGTCACCGCCCTCCAGCCGACCGAAGTACTTCTCCAACTCGCGGTACGGGCTCAGAACGGTGATGCGCCGCTCGGGGCGGTGCGCCCGCGCCGGTGACGGCGGCCACCACCAACGCGGTGGCCAGGCCACCGACCAGCACGCCCGCGGCGACCAGCTTGAGCGACACCCGGCGGTACCGGGGCAGCGGCGCCACGGGCTGCAGGGTGTCGGCCCAGATGGCTCGGAGCCCGGTGAGTTCTCGGGAGGGCCGGTCGGTCTCGGTGCCGGGCATGTCGGCTCGTCCCACGGAGCCGGGGGAAGCGGAACGGGATCCTACGGTACTGGGCGGGCCGGCGGGACCGGGGCTATCGCCGAACTCCCGCCGCACGCCGTGGGGGTGTGCGAATCGGCACATCGGGGCGGAGTCCGTTGCCCCGGGGCGGCGGGGGGTGACAGAGTGCCGGGCATGGGAGAAGCGCAGGTCAGGACGGGGACGCAGGCGGCCGGGCCGGAGACGGTGTTCGACTGGGTCGACGCGGCGGCGGCGGAGCGCGAGGCGGCCGGGCTGACCCGGCGGCTGCGCAGCCGACCCGCGGAGGATCCGGTGCTGGACCTGGCGTCCAACGACTACCTGGGGCTGACCCGGCACCCTGCGGTGACCGGGGCCGCGGCGGAGGCGGCCCGGCGCTGGGGCGGCGGCGCGACGGGTTCGCGGCTGGTGACCGGCACGACCGAGCTGCACACCGAACTGGAGCGGGAGCTCGCCGAGTTCTGCGGCTTCGAAGCGGCCCTGGTGTTCTCTTCGGGGTACGCAGCAAACCTGGCGGTGCTCACCGCACTCGCCGGACCTGACACCCTGATCGTGTCCGACGCGCACAACCACGCCTCGCTGATCGACGGCTGCCGGCTGGCCAGGGGCCGGGTCGCCCGGGCCGCGCACTGCGACCCGCAGTCGGTCCGGCAGGCGCTGCAGGGCCGCAGCGAGCCGCGTGCCCTGGTGGTCACCGACTCGGTGTTCTCGGTCGACGGCAATGCCGCCCCGCTTACCGAACACCTGCACGCGGCGCGGGAGTTCGGCGCCGCCCTGGTGATCGACGACGCGCACGGACTGGGCGTGCTCGGCCCGGGCGGCGCGGGCGCCGGCGCGGCCTTCGGCATCGCCGGACAGCCCGACGTGGTGGCCACCGCCACCCTGTCCAAGTCGCTCGGCTCGCAGGGTGGCGTGGTGCTCGGCCCGCAGCGGGTGATCCGCCACCTGGTCTCGGCCGCGCGCACCTTCATCTTCGACACCGGCCTGGCCCCGGCCGCCGCCGGTGCGGCGCTCGGCGCGCTGCGCCTGCTGCGCGCCGAGCCCGGACGGGCCGCCGACGCGCTCCGGGTGGCCCGAGAACTCGCGGACCGGCTGGGCGAGCTCGGACTGGACGCGTCCGCCCCGGACGGCGCGGTGGTGTCCGTCCGGGCCGATGACCCGGAGCACGCGGTGCGCTGGGCCGCCGCCTGCCGCGAGGAGGGGCTCGCGGTCGGCTGCTTCCGCCCGCCGTCCGTCCCCGACGGCGTCCCGCGCCTGCGGCTGACCGCCCGCGCGGACCTGACGGGCGAGCAGATCGCCTTCGCCGTCGCCGTGGTGCTCAAGACCCGCTGAGCCGTGAGCCGTGAGCCGTGAGCCGTGAGCCGGCCCGGGGCGGCGCGGCGCGGGCCGCGTCCGCCCCGGGCGGCCGCGATCAGCTGAAGACGACCTGGTCGACCGTCCAGAACGCCGAGTTGGTGCCGGTGTAGCGGAACTGGAAGCGGGCCGTCGAGGCGCCCGCCGGGACGGTGACGTCCAGGTGCTCGACCGTGTTCAGGTCGGCGCGGTAGGACTTCACCAGCTGCGCGGCGCCGCCGTCGAAGGACACGTACAGGTCGCCGGTCTGCGGGCCGTCGATCTTGTAGTCGGTGGCGAAGGACAGCGTCGCGTGCGAGCGGCCCGCCACCGAGTAGGCGGGGCTGATCAGCGTCGAGTCGAACTGGCCGGTGCCGTGCGTCTTGTCGTCCCACTCGTCGGAGTCGGCGACCGCGAACACGTTGCGGGCCCGGACGTTGGTCTCGCGGCTCTGACCGAGCTGCGCGGCCGTCCAGAACTCGTCGGTGGCGAACGCCCAGCCGCGCCACTCGGTGACACCGCCGGACGGCATCCGCGAGTTGTCGATCGACCAGCCGGCCGGCGGGGTGTGGGTGAAACCCTTGACGGTGGAGTCGATGCCGGTCTCGTCGACCCGGGTCTGCAGGGCGGGCCGCAGCCCGTCGAACTCGTCCGGCACGATCTCGTCGACCGGCTTGCCGTCCAGGCCCCAGGCCGGGTCGATCGCCGCGCCCTCGTGCTTGAGCACGGTCGGCGCGATGTCCACCGGCTTCACGTCGTAGCGGCGCGCACCCGCGGTGCAGCCCTTGCCGTTCAGCACCATCCAGGTCTGCCGCTCGTTGGCGGAGTTGCCGCCGTGGCCGCCCGCGTCGGTGTGGCCGTGGTCGGTGGTGACGACGATCAGCCAGTCCTCGGCGGCGTACGTGGGACGGGACTTGAGACCGGCCAGCACCTGTCCGAGCAGGCCGTCCACGCCGTGGATCGCCGCCAGGTACTGGCTGGACGCGCCGCCGTAGGAGTGCCCGGCCTCGTCCACCTCGTCGAAGTGCAGGAACACCGAGTCCGGGTTTCCGTGCGCCAGGTAGTCGGCGGCGTCCGAGGCGGTCCTGGCGTCGTTCTCGCTCTCCGCGATCCGCAGGTCGGCCTTGCCGTTGAAGACGTTCGCGGTGATCGGGTTCCAGGAGCCGATCACCAGCGTGGAGGCGGCGGGGTCCGCGGTCTCCAGCCGGCTCGCGTAGTCCGGGTACAGATCGAAGCGCGCGCCCGTGAACGCGTTGTCCAGCGCCTTGTGCTTGTCCGGCCACACCCCGGTCCCGATGGTCGACCACCCCGGGCCGGAGAGCGTCGGCGCCAGCGGGTTGGCGTACAGGTTGGAGGTGGCGGTCGTCCCCGACGCCATCAGCGCCTTCAGGTTCGGCGCGTCGGCGGCCGCGATCTTGTCGTACCGGGTGCCGTCGATGCCGATGACCAGCGTCTTGGCCTGCTTGCTGCCGTTCGGCAGACCGTTGTACGAACCGGTGGCCGCCACGGCGGACGAGCTGCCGAGCGGCACCAGCGCAGCCGCGACGACAGCCGCGGCGGACAGCGAAAGAGCGGTGGTGGAACGGGAGTTGCGCACGGGGTCTCCCAACGGGAAAGCGGCCCGGTGCGGTCGCACCGGCAGCTAGAGGATGGGGCGGCCGGGCGAGCGCGAACCCGCTCCGAATCCACGGTTGTATGAACAAGCGCCGAAATTCAGTCCAGACCGGTTACCGTTCCGTGATGCTCCGTCAACGTTCGAAGTGCGTCGGCGAGTCGGCTCAGCGGCCCTCGCCGTCCGGCGCCGGGGCGGTAGCCGGCGGGCGAGGGAGCGGGGAGTCGAGGGCGGGAAATAGGGTGGGGCGGTGAACCATGGCACCTCGCGCGCTCCCGTCGTCCCCGCCCGGTCCGGTGTGCCCGAGCACGGTCGGGTGCCGAAGTATTACCTGGTGAAGGCGCAACTAGAAGAGTTCCTCGGGGAGTTGGGGCCGGGCGGGCGGTTGCCCACGGAGGCCGATCTGGCGGAGCGGTACGGGGTGGCCAGGGCGACGGTGCGGCAGGCGTTGCGGGACCTGCTGCTGGAGGGGCGGCTCCGGCGGCAGGGCCGGGGGACGGTGGTGGCGGGAGCGAAGATCGAGCAGCCGCTGTCGCTGGCCAGCTACACGGAGGGCGTGACCCGGCAGGGCCTGCGGCCCGGCCGGACGCTGATCGCGTTGGACCGGCTGCCGGCCGACCCGGCGATGGCGGAGCGGCTGGCCGTCGGCGCAGGAGAGCCGCTCTGGCACCTGGAGCGGGTGCTGCGCGCCGACGAGGAGCGGGTCGGCCTGGAGTCCACGTACCTGCCGGTGGCCCGAGTGCCCGGGCTGGAGCGGGAGTTCGACCCGTCCGGCTCGCTCTACGGGTACCTGCGCGAGCACGGCGTGCGGATCGCCGGGGCGGAGGAGCGGATCGAGACCGTGCTCGCCACCCCGCGCGAGGCCCTGCTGGTCGGCACGCCGCCCGCGCTGCCGATGCTGCTGCTGCACCGCCGCAGCCGGGACGCCGCCGGACACCCGCTGGAGCTCGTCCGCACCCTCTACCGGGGCGACCGCTTCAGTTTCACCCTCGACCTGAGCGCCGACTGACCCCCGACCTCCGCTGCACCGCCACGCTCTCCCCCCGGAGACGGACGCCGACGGCGGCATCGGGGCCCGACCTCCGGGTGTCGCCGGGACCGTGCGGAGCGGGTCACGCGACGGTGCTGAACTCCTGCTCCTCGGCGGACAGTTCGTCGATGGTGCGGACCCGGGGGATCGGCGAGGGCAGCAGCCACAGCACCGACAGCGCGCCGCCGACCGCCGCCGTCAGCAGGGCCGCCCGCAGGCCCAGCGTGCTGCCCAGCAGGCCGCCGAGCAGCGCGCCCAGCGGGCGGACGCCGTAGTTGACGGTGCTGAACGCGCCCGCGACCCGGCTGCGCAGCCGGTCCGGAATGACCGCCGTCTGAACCGAATTCAGATTGACGTCGAAGAGCATCACGCCCAGGCCGGAGAGGAACTCGGCGCCCGCCAGCGCCCCCGCCCGAACCCACAGCGGGCCGCCCGCCACCGCCAGCAGCGCGATCGGCGCCGGGAACAGCACCGCGCCCACCACGATCGTCCGGCCGACGCCGATCCGCCGCGAGAGCGCCGGGGCGAGCACCGCGCCCAGCAGGCCGCCGGTCGCGCCGACACCGAACGCCAGGCCGATGCCGCCCGCCGACAGGTCCAGCTCGCGGCTGGCGAACAGCACGGTGAGGCTGTAGCCCACGAAGGTGAAGAAGTTGACGGTCGTGCAGCAGCCCAGGCTGGCTCGCAGGTACGGGTGCCGGACCACGAACCGCAGCCCCTCGCGGGCCCGGGTCAGCATGCTGGGGCCGCCGCCGCCCGCGGCCGGCTCGCTGACCTCGATCCGGCCGACCAGCAGCGCCGAGGCCAGGAAGGACAGCGCGTCCGCGAGCACCGCGACCGGCGCCGTCAGCACCTGCACCAGCACACCGCCGAGCGCCGGGCCGGCGATCTGCGAGGCCGACCGGCTGGTGCTCAGCTTGCTGTTGGCGTCCAGGTAGGACGAGCGCGGCACCAGGTGCGCGAAGAACGGCGAGTACGCGTTGTTGAACAGCACTCCCGCCGCGCCGGTCACCACCGCCACCGCGTACAGCTGACCCAGCGTCACCGCGTCGAACAGCGCCGCCACCGGCACCGAGACCAGCGCCAGGGCGCGCACCACGTCCGCCAGCACCATCAGCCGGCGCTTGTCGGAGCGGCCGTCCACCCAGGCGCCCAGGAAGACCGCCAGCAGGTTCGGCGCCCAGACCAGCGCCGTCAGCGCCGCCACCTGAGGGGCCGAGGCGTGCAGTGCGCCGACCGCGATCAGCGGCAGGGCCAACTCGGATATGCGGTCGCCGAACTGGGAGACCGACTGGCCCGCCCAGAAGCGCAGGAAGCGGCGGTCGCGCCAGAGCGAGGCCGGGCCGGGCCGGGCCTCGGCGGCCCGGGGGAGGGGTACGGTCACGAGGCGCCGCCGCTCTGCTCGTCCGCGGGGCCCTCGCCGTACGCGTCCCGGGCGTCCGACGCCTCCGGCAGCGAGTAGCGCATCAGCCGCACCATCCGGGCTCCCTCCGGCCAGTGCGCGCCGTCGCGGTGCACGTACGGTGCGAGCAACTGCTCGATTGCGTCCTCCAGGCCCGCCAACTCCTCGGTGGAGAGCACCACCCGGGTGTTGGCCAGGCCGGACAGCCGGCGCCACTCCAGCGGAAGGCCCGGCTCGACCTCGGCCATCCACTGGCCCGGCAGCCCCGCCGAGCGCTGGAACATCAGCTGCGAGAGCGCCCCGGCGGCCTCGGCGGACTCGCCCTCCGCGGTCGGCGCGAACCGGAACCCGCGGCCGACCGCCTCCCAGCGCCGCTTGCGCCGGTCCGGACCGGGTTCGGCGTCCTGCACCAGGCCGAACTCGGCGAGGTGCCGCAGGTGCCAACTGGTCACGGTCGGAGTGGCCCCCACGTGCGGTGCCAACTCGCTTGCGGTGGCGGGTCCGTGGAGGCGAAGACGCTCCAGGACGGCCAGTCGGACGGGGTGGGCCAGGGCGCGCATGGCCCTGGGGTCGGTGATCTCGACATCACCGAGCGGATTGTCGGAGCTCATGTCTGAGAGTGTGCTCTCAGATTATCTGAGAGTCAACTCTCAGAACTCGTGGCGCCGATTCAGGGCGATCAGGTGGTGCGGCGGGGCAGCCGCGCAACATTGCAACACGGCCGTGAACAGCGTGCGTTGTCTGGTCGCGGACGATTGCGGGGCGCTCCGGCGCGCCCGTAGGTTCACGGTCAAGCGCGCCGCACACGCTCCGTCCGGCCGGGGACGCCCGCCGACTCCCTCCTCGTACGCCCGTCCTCCTGCGAAAGGGCATGCCCACCATGAGTCGGAATCCCGAACCGTCCCGCGACGAGCCCCGGCTCGGCCGCCGCAGTTTCCTGGCCGGCGCGGCCTCCGTGGCCGCCGCGACCGCGCTGCCGCTGACCGTCGGCGCCGGGTCGGCGGCCGCGGCCGGC
The DNA window shown above is from Streptomyces sp. TLI_171 and carries:
- a CDS encoding RICIN domain-containing protein, which translates into the protein MSRRPITRLPITGATPVRSKTVLPLAATAGLLASSAVLLAPAPAALAAVPSGATTLVAQNSGKCVDAAAASTADGTAVQQYACNGTGAQQWQVQDLGTGYVRINAQNDTSKALDVTDVSTADAAKIQLWTYGGGLNQQWQAVAEASGAYHFVNRNSGKCLDVPSASTADAVQLQQYTCNGTTAQSFTFGSTVVNPPGTPDFGPNVAVFDPSMPAATVQAKLNSVFSQQESNQFGAQRQALLFKPGSYSVDANVGFYTQVAGLGLSPDDVTINGAVHAEADWFQGNATQNFWRSAENLSVNPASGTDRWAVSQAAPYRRMHVRGNLQLDDGGWSSGGFIADSKIDGQVRSGSQQQWLSRNAQWGSWTGSNWNMVFVGDVNAPANSFPSPPYTTVNQTPVVREKPFLYVDSTGAYKVFVPALRSNTSGTSWAGGAQQGSSLPIDQFFIVKPGATAADINSALAQGKNLLFTPGVYHLNQTLNVNRADTVVLGLGLATLVPDNGITAVNVADVDGVKLAGLLIDAGTVNSPVLMQVGAAGSTADHSADPTSLHDVFFRIGGAGVGRATQSLVVNSNNVIGDHMWLWRADHGSGVGWTSNTAANGLIVNGNNVTMYGLFVEHYQQTQVIWNGNGGRTYFFQNELPYDPPNQAAWMNGSTRGYPAYQVASGVTSHEAWGLGSYAYFNVNPAVVEEHSFEVPNRTGVRFHDMVTVSLGGTGTINHVINSTGGPSNSATNVANLVAYP
- a CDS encoding chitinase, whose amino-acid sequence is MIRNLARTAAAAVALPATVAAMLVAGAGQASAAANPGPGFPAHYAAPYLETWNNPSTLADARNSGGLKYVTLAFVISDGSCNATFNGNTSIADAGWTSAINAHRSAGGDVIASFGGASGTELGQACTSVSTLQAQYKRVVDTLNLTRIDLDIEGSALNDTAANDRRNQALAALQQAQAAAGKRLDVNYTLPVSPSGLESNSISLLNNAKSRGLNVNAVNIMTMDYGSPMDMGQAAISAANGLHTQLGQIWTTKTSEQLWAMEGNTPMIGVNDTTSEVFSTANAQTLETFAASKGIQLLAFWAIGRDKACASNGTLSDSCSGTSQSAYQFSKTFNAITGGTTTPPPSGRTGQITGYGGKCVDVAAASSANGTAIQLYDCNGTTAQSWTVGTDGTIRALGKCLDVTAAGTANGTQIQLYDCNGTGAQQWQARADKTLLNPVSGRCLDATGPSSANGTRLQIWDCFAGANQQWNLPA
- a CDS encoding nitroreductase/quinone reductase family protein; amino-acid sequence: MAEDHNAYVIEQFRANVGQVDGFPDLLLLTTAGRRTGRPRTTPLAHREDAGRYLVFASNAGSPQHPLWYRNLFAAGGGTVELPDGEGGITKLSVRPVELEPAERDRQFAEQARLVPSFADYARRTDRTIPVVALHPLDLTATPGLPGAVVAQLRLHHEDLRRQLADLRTRLDTAEPAPAPDLAAQLRDHCLNFCYGLDLHHLREDGSFTAFERQFPQLVPAITRLRAEHRTVGAALADFETRLADPATAADPAALRTALDRLTEGLEAHFAREETQLLAASAPHPER
- a CDS encoding MarR family winged helix-turn-helix transcriptional regulator, producing MTGNPLPSDGLSTPEAVRAMLLLMPRVAARVKRIAVPEALAGFQLAPRHLTLLAYLLYDGPMPVGTLAERLEVAHTTASLMVGDLARRGVLARRPDPADRRRTIVSLTTDHATRTAVEHWLANGAAAWQSAFAPLTPTERALFVRTMAAYEQNTSGETAP
- a CDS encoding GNAT family N-acetyltransferase, with protein sequence MNTVMITRVDETQWQARAGELIVGHGDVSARPDGRHFVSIDVWDDAAFDPLAGAMLAALPTPLHTLVAGDDPELASRWEQAGFAPERREWEYVLATGAAPAAPAGVTVLPAGTAEERELRRLDQAVRAEVEADRGWHTMPAEVRPGPPGDTLIDPSLYAVAVHGGEYAGLIRVVRSRKGTARIGLLAVREAHRRQGLGRALLAHALGDLHRTGVTTAWAEIDETNTAATALFEHFGAERSDHVLHLVRR
- the infA gene encoding translation initiation factor IF-1; the protein is MPRVSKGLEIEGTVLECLRNATFKVELQNGHQVLAHISGKIRKNYIKILPFDRVLVELSPYDLTRGRIMYRYRT
- a CDS encoding 8-amino-7-oxononanoate synthase, whose protein sequence is MGEAQVRTGTQAAGPETVFDWVDAAAAEREAAGLTRRLRSRPAEDPVLDLASNDYLGLTRHPAVTGAAAEAARRWGGGATGSRLVTGTTELHTELERELAEFCGFEAALVFSSGYAANLAVLTALAGPDTLIVSDAHNHASLIDGCRLARGRVARAAHCDPQSVRQALQGRSEPRALVVTDSVFSVDGNAAPLTEHLHAAREFGAALVIDDAHGLGVLGPGGAGAGAAFGIAGQPDVVATATLSKSLGSQGGVVLGPQRVIRHLVSAARTFIFDTGLAPAAAGAALGALRLLRAEPGRAADALRVARELADRLGELGLDASAPDGAVVSVRADDPEHAVRWAAACREEGLAVGCFRPPSVPDGVPRLRLTARADLTGEQIAFAVAVVLKTR